CATGATGACGCAACAGCATTTCGACTTGCCATTGACCTCAGGCAGGCCGAGAGTGCGAAAGCCGGCCCACCACTAGTTTAATGAAGCAATGGAGGGTTTGAAAGATCTTGTTCGCAAGCTTAGGGCTGAGGCTTCAAGGAAAAGAAACTTGTGACCCAGAGTCGAGCAAAAAAGGTTTCAGACCCAACAAAAAACAcgcctttttgttttgaaGAAAGATCCCGGAGTGCGAACTGTGGCCcacaaaagtaaaaaaaaaagctaaaGCTAAAATCCACTTACTACGTAAGCCACCGCATAGCTCAATGCAGCAAAAAAACGAAGAAAGAGAAATTGTGTTGTtgctttattttattttattttattgtgAGATAAAAAAGGGATACCTGGAGGAAGCGATTAAATCTGGTTCGGAAGTTAGGTCGAAGAAGTTCATCCCAAAGTGCGGTTGTCGTCTCTTATTCGTACTTGCATCATCGCTTATTCCATTTCAATTCAATCTACAACTAGATAGGTCTAGtctaagtacctaggtagtactGATAAgacgcaacccggaaatttGGGTGCTGCAACTTTTTGATAGCCAAGGAACCCCCGCCTTGCTTTTTGCTTCTCCGTCCAGCACCAAGCCAAGCAGCAGATAGATCGCGTCTGACCCAGCCAAGCCTCCAAGCCTCCAAACGCGGACGCATTTCGAGAATGCCGATCTCAATCCATTCCAATTCTACTACTCACAACCTTTTCTCCTGATCCCCCGCTCCGCCAGCGACTCGATAAAAACCCATCGCAATCTTGCAGGTGCCTGCGGCGACAAGACCTGACACACCCATGTTCTCAGTGTCGATGCGACGCGGATGACTTCCGAGCACGCAATGATCGACAACTTTCTGGGATATCAGACTGTGAATATTCGATAACAGAAAACTCATACAACCAGACGCGATCCTAAgtcgaaaaaaagacaccgaACGAACCATTGCCATATTGGACAGATGGCGAGCATgctgcggtggcggcggcgtccgCGCATTGCGCTGCAATACCTGGCAGTCGTCTTCGCAGcgctctctctctttttgctTGCTCTCCCACCCGATCACCCCATTATCCTCTCGGCCCGCCTGGCGACGCACAAGTTCCTCTCCCACTTTCCTTCCTTGTACAATAATGACAAGTGGATCTTTCGGCCGTCGCAGTTCCCCGTCGACATGCACGGGGATATCGCGACGATCCTCAAAACCGGATACGGGACCTGGAACCGCCTCCCGGCGCAACTGGAGGCGCTTGGTTGGGCGTTGAACGAGACGCGCGGGCAGGGGCAGAGTATCATGGTCGTCGGGGATTATTCCTCGCACTTCCAGTCGGACCAGCACGACTTTTCGGTGCACGACATGCTTGCGGCGGCCGAGGGGAGTGATGCCTTGTACGGTATGGAACGCGGCAACCGGCTGGAACTGTACCACAGGTTGAACGATGCCATCCGGTCGGGAGAGGATGATGTTGTTCACCAATTGAACAGGGAACATGGCTGGGAGTTGGATGCTATGAAGGTGAGTTCCCCACCGCGAGGGGCAAAGGCAAAGCATTGCGATCAGCGGTCGACTAATCAGCATGTGCCTGTTGTGAAGTTTATCCCAGCCTTAGAGAGAGCATGGAAAGTATTTCCCAGAAAGAAGTGGTATCTGATGCTTGACGACGATACATACGTCATTTGGCCGTCGCTGCAGCTGTTATTGGGTCATCTGGATCCATCCAAGCCACTTTATGTAGGCAATGCGGTTGGTGATTACAGGAAGAGGTTCGCACACGGCGGCTCAGCCATCGTCATATCGGGAGAGGCCATGCGACGGCTCTTTGACCACCGACCAGATGTTGTGCGAGCCGTGTACGTAGATTCCCTGACGGAAAAGTGGGGCGACCGACTACTGGCACAGGCGTTCCTCAAGCTCGGCATATATATCGAGGAGCGGTACTCGCGCTTCTTCAACGGAGAACGGCCACGAACAACACGCATCACGGCCGAAAAGTTCTGCGCCCCGCTGTCATCCTTCCATGCGCTAGCCAGACCCGGCCAGATGCTTGAGGTTGGCGAAAAGTTTCGGGGCATTACTACACCCGTGTTCTGGGGCCAGCTCTGGCGGTTATACGGCCAGCCGGATTTCCGAAATCTACAGCAGGAGGATGCCATCAGCGAAGGCGCAGATCACGTGGGGATACTCGACGAGAGAGTGACGACCAAGAAAAAGGTCAAGTCGCCAGAAAAGTGCTTCCGCCATTGCAACCACCTGAAGAGCTGCTTGGCTTGGAGGTGGGAGCATGAGACAAAGACTTGTCATCTGGCCCCGTGGTTCATCATAGGAGGTGAAAACGGGTCGCTCCAATCGGGAGTAAGCTCCGGTGTGCATATTGCCAGAGCGAAGAAACTGCAAGAAAAATGTCAGAGGCGTGGCGTAATGATTTCGGACATCTAATGGGGTATGTGGATGGCCAGCTACCCATGAGCAGCTTGTTTTGCTGCATCAagattttgttttgttgttttgttgttttgtttcttttctttgtttgtttcttagACCATTTGAACGATAGTGATACCCACCTATGATTGAGCGAATAACGGGCTCTACTCTTGTCGCAACGCGAAACAAAAGAGCCTCAAAACTGCATTGTATTCTTGCTCCTTTTTAAgtaaagaagagaaagaccCTTATTTCCCGATGCCTTTCATGACCTTGCGAGTATACGTAGTTGTTTGGCACCCTCGACTAGGCAACTCCGGATCCAATGATTAGTGAACTCGGTGTGTCGGGGTTGCAGATCGCTCCGTTAATTTGACAGGTCGAAAATTGCCCCTCCCCCGCGACGATGACGCATTAATGTATGTGTCTACGTTGCCTTACCACACACAGCAGGCGCGCCAGAACGGTAGGCACATCGGCTTTGACGTcaatgtgtttttttttttttttttttttttttttggcgctGCAGTTTTTCCCGTTTATGTGTATGAATATGCcgacaaaaagtcaatttCATAATGGATTTGAAAGCTTTGGGCTGTGAAGAGTATCGACCATCGAATTGCAGATCATGGTCAATCAAAAACACAGAGCTTGAGTGATTTGCATAACCCTGAGATCTCGTAtctttttgctttatttccgtACGCTACGCACCTCCCTTATGCAAGGGTTTCGTTGGAGGTCTGCTCACATCAGTTGTCATTGCCCCTCTCCACGACATTCCCAGTCGGATCTTGGCTTTTTCGTCTAGACTAGTGGCAATTCCGTTCCCGCATTCTGGCGCTGGCGACAGCCACTTTTTGGCAACTGCCCAAATCCTGGCCTAACCAAAGCAAACCTGTGCAGATCCATCTCTGCCGTGGATAAACTCCACCGCCTTGCCCGCTTTTGAGACCCAACATCAGCCAAGACCGAAGTGCTTCTCATCTCGCGACAACCGCAAGTCTATTCCTGTTGCCGCTCCCTCACCCGAATATCGCCTTGGATCAATCTCTCCTATCGAACCTAGACGAAAACCACTGCCCAAAGTTCAGACCAGCTACAATACTCCCAAAAAGAAATAGACCATAGTTGCGACGTATACACGAAATTGAAGATAAATAGCAACAAAAgaacagaagaagaaaaaaacaccgCATTTTCACAAATAGAAACGTCAATCATAACCTCCAAAGGCTTGCAACCATGGCGGATTCGACACCCACGCAGAACCCCCAAGCCACCGGTAGTAGCTGGACCGCTTTCTTGAAGGTAGAAAACCCCGGCTTTTGTGCATATGGTCACTTTGTGGCATCGCGTCGCAAGGGCGAAGAGCACTCGGACTGACCGTTGAACAAATAACCCCACCACGCACAGTCCATCGCCTCTTTCAACGGAGACCTCTCCAGTCTGACCGCTCCGCCCTTTATTCTCTCCGGCACCAGTCTGACCGAGTTCAGCTCGTACTGGTGTGAGCATCCCACACTCTTTGCTGCGCCCGCCAAAGAGTCGGACCCCGAGAAGCGCGCCCTCCTCGTGCTCAAGTGGTTCATATCCACCTTGAAGCAGCAATATGCCAGCCGCAGCGAGCAGTATGGCAACGAGAAGAAGCCCCTTAACCCTTTCCTTGGGGAGCTGTTCTTGGGTAAATGGGAGGACGAGGCCGGTACTACGGAGTTGATCAGTGAACAAGTCAAGTAAGAGTCCTGATGGCTGGGCACGACTCATAGTTGGCTTATTCGCGTTCCTTAAAGATGAAATGGGGAAAATCTGACTTTTTGATAATTTGTCTACCTGCAGCCACCACCCCCCAGCAACGGCCTACAGCATCACCAACGTACCCACCGGCGTTCGTCTGGAGGGATACAATGCACAGAAGGCTACTTTCAGCAAGACCATCAACGTCAAGCAAATCGGACATGCGGTTTTGACGGTTCCCGTTCCGGGGAATGCCTCCAAGAAGGAGACCTTCTTGATTACGCTCCCCTCGCTTCACATTGAGGGCTTGATCTTCGGCTCTCCTTTTGTAGAGCTCGACGGAGCAACGTACATCACCTCGTCCTCGGGCTACACATCGAAAATTGACTACAGCGGCAAGGGCTGGCTCTCGGGCAAGAAGAACAGCGTCACGGCCGTCATGTATCCGACAggcaaggagaaggaggtcCTGTACAACGTTACTGGCCAGTGGACCACGACCTTCGAGATCCATGCTGGTCCTGCCAAGCAAAACAAGTCCTCGAATCTTGTCGACACTTACACAGCCTCGGAGCACCCGTCCAGCAAGTTGATAGTCGCACCTATCGAGCAGCAGCATCCTCTTGAGTCGCGCCGGGCGTGGGCCAAGGTTGCGGCGGCGATTGCAAAGACGGAACTTGAGACCGTGCATGTTGAGAAGAGCAAAATCGAGCAGGCGCAGCGCGATCTGCGCGCCAAAGAGAAGGCCGAGGGTCGCATGTGGCAGCGACGGTATTTTTCGATCCGGACGGACGCTCCGGATGAGGTGCTGACGACGTTGGGCCCCGTCGTTGGGCTGGCCACGCACGGCGACTCAGACAGGACAGGCGGCCTCTGGAGGTTTgacgaggccaaggctgAGAAGGCCAAGGCGGAGCCCAAGTTGACCCCGGAGCAGGAAGCCAAGATTGCAAAAGAGTGCCTTGGACAGTGATGATTTGATGGTTTGTGGTGGTTATGGAGTCAGCGGATAGCAACGAGGTTAGTTcagccgtttttttttcttgcctttTGTTCCATTCCCTGCATCAAAGTTTCTGACCTGTTATCACTGTGCAGGTTTCTCTATAgttctttgcttttcttgGCATACATCCTAGATATGTGGTTCGTAATTGATAAAAAAATACAACTTATGGAATGATGTTGTGGGGAGACGGTTGTCCACCTGATTGGTGCCGGCCGTTGCGAGAACCTTTGGCGCTGGGAAATTCCAGAATCATCGCACAGTCGTGCAGACCAAGTCGTGGAAGATAGATGGAGCGCCTCTTTGATGCCGCAAGGGATTCAATCATTGTCGGCACCTCAGAGGATTAGACTGATTGGCACTGTGTCGGTGGCTTCGTTTGGACATCTTTCACAGTGTGTTGCGCGATTTGAACTTGGTTTCGCACTATGGTGTACTATCGACAAGTTAATGTTTCTCTTCTAAAAATTCAGTACGTAATATTCCGAGTAATCAAATCGTTTGAGCACATGCAGTACGGCTAGCTTATTAGTTGGCAGATGAAATTCAGAGTGCATTTCATCTGATGGAATTTCATTAGTCTGGAGAGGATGCATCGTATTGGGGCGTAGTGGCTTACCAACTTGCTTGGCTTCTGGAATCGCATAGAATAGTCCGGGGAAGCTTCTAGCACTGTCTGGAGTATTCGACTTACACCATTAGAAACATCACACAAACAGCCTATGAGACGCTTATGGAACCTGCTGGACAGAACGTTTACATTCTATAGGTAGCAGCACCAAGTTTCGAGGCTTTGCTGGACAGCTCTAGAGCTTGCTGAGGTATTCCAAAATGCATAAGCTAGAAGGAATTCCAGAAGACTGAGGAAGCGATTGTTTGGCTATAAAGCAGACATCAGTCTTCCGAACAGTCACAGTTTTTCATTCCCGGAACAAGAACAAACACAACAACAAGCAGCTCCAGCACACTACAACACCATCATCAACCCACTCTATTAAACTCGCTCAACTCTCGAGGTTTTTActtcacaaaaaaaaaaacatttcaACTTCATTCCACTTTCCAACTCCAACACACACATCCAAAATGTCTTTCTTCAGGAATTCCATCTACGACGACAGCGACGTCAGCTTCGCTCCCGTCTTCCGTTTCATCGATGCCTTTGACAACTTCCAGCGCGCCGCAGGAACCAACAACGGCGAAAAGGATGTCGCCGCCAAGCCCAAGGCTGGTGCTAACAACgacaccaccgccaccactcCCGCCGCCAGCCGTCCGCTTCTCCGCCGGCCCGTCGCCGCGTCCTTCAACCCCCGGTTCGACGTGATGGAGACCAAGGACGCCTACGAGCTGCATGGCGACATCCCCGGCGCCAGGCGCGAGGACGTCACCATCGAGTTCACTGAGCCGCAGACCATTGTCATCCGCGGCCGCGTCGAGCGCTCGTGGTCGTCTGATGACAACGAGGCAAAGGACGCTGAGAAGAACACCAACGACAATAAGAAGGAGAAGCACGAAAGCCACCAGGCCTACGTCTctgacgaggaggatgaagaggCCCGCGAGAATGGCAGGCAAGTCACCAAGGCCTCGGACGCCAAGAAGGGTGTCTCCAAGAAGCCCGAGCACCAGCAGCCGACCAACAGGTACTGGGTCCAGGAGCGCAGCATCGGCGAGTTCAGCAGGACCTTTACCTTCCCCGTCAGGGTCGACGAGGGCAACGTCAAGGCCTCGCTGAACCATGGCGTTCTCAAGGTCACCGTGCCAAAGCAGGAGAAACCTGCCAACCGCCGCATCGACATTCTTTGAAGATCGCAAACCATGGGTTTTCTGTATGATGACAGCACGGCTTGGTCTCTTGGTGTTGCCGGTTTTCATGACTTGCATGTAAATGTACTCTTATGATATGGGATTTTGGGGTTTGAATTTTTCATGTTACTCTAGCCTAATATATCGATCGATTGTTACCAATTCTGATGAGTTTACAATGAATTGCTGTGACTTTCCCTTTGCATTATGAAGTGAAAACGAACTCGTGGATTCGAATTCCATGACACC
The Pyricularia oryzae 70-15 chromosome 1, whole genome shotgun sequence DNA segment above includes these coding regions:
- a CDS encoding heat shock protein 30; this encodes MSFFRNSIYDDSDVSFAPVFRFIDAFDNFQRAAGTNNGEKDVAAKPKAGANNDTTATTPAASRPLLRRPVAASFNPRFDVMETKDAYELHGDIPGARREDVTIEFTEPQTIVIRGRVERSWSSDDNEAKDAEKNTNDNKKEKHESHQAYVSDEEDEEARENGRQVTKASDAKKGVSKKPEHQQPTNRYWVQERSIGEFSRTFTFPVRVDEGNVKASLNHGVLKVTVPKQEKPANRRIDIL